Proteins from a single region of Pseudomonas quebecensis:
- a CDS encoding cytochrome b — translation MSKFMDWVDARFPATKMWEDHLSKYYAPKNFNFFYFFGSLALLVLVNQIVTGVWLTMSYNPSAEEAFASVEYIMRDVEYGSILRLLHSTGASAFFIVVYLHMFRGLLYGSYQKPRELVWVFGMLIYLALMAEAFMGYLLPWGQMSYWGAQVIISLFGAIPVIGNDLTQWIRGDYLISGITLNRFFALHVVALPIVILGLVVLHILALHEVGSNNPDGVDIKKHKDENGIPLDGIPFHPYYTVKDIVGVVVFLFVFCSIVFFFPEMGGYFLEKPNFEQANAFKTPEHIAPVWYFTPFYAILRAIPDKLMGVIAMGAAIAVLFVLPWLDRSPVKSMRYKGWLSKIWLWVFCIAFVILGVLGVLAPTPERTLLSQVCTFLYFAYFILMPFYTRLEKTKPVPERVTG, via the coding sequence ATGAGCAAGTTCATGGATTGGGTGGATGCGCGTTTCCCCGCCACTAAAATGTGGGAAGACCATCTCAGCAAATACTACGCCCCAAAAAACTTCAATTTCTTCTACTTCTTCGGGTCCCTGGCGCTGCTGGTGCTGGTCAACCAGATCGTCACCGGCGTGTGGTTGACGATGAGCTATAACCCGTCGGCGGAAGAGGCGTTTGCCTCGGTCGAATACATCATGCGCGACGTCGAGTACGGCTCGATCCTGCGTCTGTTGCACTCCACCGGCGCTTCGGCGTTTTTCATCGTGGTCTACCTGCACATGTTCCGTGGCCTGCTCTACGGTTCCTACCAGAAGCCCCGCGAGCTGGTATGGGTCTTCGGCATGCTGATTTACCTGGCGCTGATGGCCGAAGCCTTCATGGGGTATCTGCTGCCGTGGGGCCAGATGTCGTACTGGGGCGCTCAGGTGATTATCTCGCTGTTTGGCGCGATCCCTGTGATCGGCAACGACCTGACCCAGTGGATCCGCGGTGACTACCTGATCTCCGGCATCACCCTGAACCGCTTCTTCGCCTTGCACGTAGTGGCCCTGCCGATTGTGATCCTGGGCCTGGTGGTGCTGCACATCCTGGCGCTGCACGAAGTGGGGTCCAACAACCCCGATGGCGTGGATATCAAGAAGCACAAGGACGAGAACGGCATCCCGCTGGATGGCATTCCGTTCCACCCTTACTACACCGTCAAAGACATTGTCGGCGTGGTCGTGTTCCTGTTCGTATTCTGCTCGATCGTGTTCTTTTTCCCGGAGATGGGCGGTTATTTCCTGGAGAAGCCTAACTTCGAACAGGCGAACGCCTTCAAGACACCTGAGCATATCGCGCCTGTCTGGTACTTCACGCCGTTCTACGCGATCCTGCGGGCGATCCCCGACAAACTCATGGGCGTAATCGCCATGGGTGCGGCCATCGCGGTGCTGTTCGTGCTGCCCTGGCTCGACCGAAGCCCGGTCAAGTCCATGCGCTACAAGGGTTGGCTGAGCAAGATCTGGCTGTGGGTGTTCTGTATCGCCTTCGTGATCCTGGGTGTCCTGGGTGTGCTGGCGCCAACGCCTGAACGGACGTTGCTGTCGCAGGTCTGCACCTTCCTGTACTTCGCCTACTTCATTCTGATGCCGTTCTATACCCGGCTCGAGAAGACCAAACCGGTTCCGGAAAGGGTGACTGGCTGA
- the petA gene encoding ubiquinol-cytochrome c reductase iron-sulfur subunit, protein MSNDGVNAGRRRFLVAATSVVGAAGAVGAAVPFVGSWFPSAKAKAAGAPVKVNVSKIEPGQQMIAEWRGQPVFIVRRTEEILGNLKKIEGQLSDPKSEKSDQPAYAKNEARSIKPEILLLVGLCTHLGCSPTFRPEVAPVDLGKDWVGGYFCPCHGSHYDLAGRVYKSQPAPLNLPVPPHTYETDDLIVIGLDKENA, encoded by the coding sequence ATGAGCAATGACGGCGTGAATGCAGGCCGGCGTCGCTTCTTGGTAGCAGCCACATCCGTGGTGGGTGCTGCAGGAGCGGTGGGGGCTGCGGTCCCGTTCGTGGGGTCATGGTTTCCCAGTGCCAAGGCGAAAGCCGCAGGTGCACCGGTGAAAGTGAATGTCAGCAAGATCGAGCCAGGCCAGCAGATGATTGCTGAATGGCGCGGCCAGCCGGTATTCATTGTTCGTCGTACCGAGGAAATCCTGGGAAATCTGAAAAAGATCGAAGGCCAGCTGTCTGACCCGAAATCCGAGAAATCCGACCAACCCGCCTACGCCAAAAACGAAGCCCGTTCGATCAAGCCAGAGATTCTGCTGCTGGTCGGACTGTGTACCCACTTGGGTTGCTCGCCTACTTTCCGCCCGGAAGTAGCCCCTGTCGATCTGGGCAAGGACTGGGTCGGCGGGTATTTCTGCCCGTGCCACGGTTCTCACTATGACCTTGCCGGTCGTGTCTACAAGTCTCAGCCTGCTCCATTGAACCTGCCCGTGCCACCGCACACCTACGAAACTGACGACCTTATTGTCATTGGCCTCGATAAGGAGAACGCGTGA
- the rpsI gene encoding 30S ribosomal protein S9, producing MSATQNYGTGRRKTATARVFLRPGTGNISINNRSLDNFFGRETARMVVRQPLELTETVEKFDIYVTVIGGGVSGQAGAIRHGITRALMQYDETLRGALRKAGFVTRDAREVERKKVGLRKARKRPQYSKR from the coding sequence ATGTCGGCGACTCAAAATTACGGCACTGGCCGTCGCAAAACCGCAACCGCACGCGTTTTCCTGCGTCCGGGCACTGGTAACATCTCGATCAACAACCGCTCCCTGGACAACTTCTTCGGCCGCGAAACTGCCCGCATGGTAGTTCGTCAGCCGCTGGAACTGACCGAGACCGTTGAAAAGTTCGACATCTACGTCACCGTTATCGGTGGCGGTGTAAGTGGTCAAGCTGGCGCAATCCGCCACGGTATCACTCGCGCTCTGATGCAGTACGACGAAACCCTGCGTGGCGCTCTGCGCAAAGCTGGCTTCGTGACTCGTGATGCCCGTGAAGTAGAACGTAAGAAAGTCGGTCTGCGTAAAGCGCGTAAGCGTCCGCAGTACTCGAAGCGTTAA
- the rplM gene encoding 50S ribosomal protein L13 produces the protein MTTFTAKPETVQRDWFVVDAAGQTLGRLATEVASRLRGKHKPEYTPHVDTGDYIVIINAEQVRVTGNKAQDKMYYRHSGFPGGIKSSNFEGLISKKPEAPIEIAVKGMLPKGPLGRDMFRKLKVYAGAVHPHAAQQPQELKF, from the coding sequence ATGACAACTTTTACTGCAAAACCGGAAACAGTTCAGCGCGACTGGTTTGTCGTCGACGCCGCTGGTCAGACCCTGGGTCGTCTGGCCACTGAAGTCGCCAGCCGTCTGCGTGGCAAGCACAAGCCTGAGTACACCCCTCACGTTGACACCGGTGACTACATCGTGATCATCAACGCTGAGCAGGTACGTGTTACCGGCAACAAAGCGCAAGACAAAATGTACTACCGTCACTCCGGTTTCCCAGGCGGTATCAAGTCTTCCAACTTTGAAGGCCTGATTTCCAAGAAGCCTGAAGCCCCGATCGAAATCGCGGTCAAAGGCATGCTGCCGAAGGGCCCACTGGGTCGCGATATGTTTCGCAAGCTGAAAGTCTATGCGGGCGCTGTCCACCCTCATGCTGCTCAGCAGCCCCAAGAACTGAAGTTTTAA